Within the Dialister hominis genome, the region TCGCTCCTTCTGACGCAGCTCTCCGGCCTCGGTTATCCGTCGGAAGACATCCACGTCCTTCCGCCGTCCCCGGCCAATGATGATGCGTCCTTCTTCTGCAATCCCGATCAGGCGCTTTCCCTTCTCCCTTCCATCCTGCGCGAAAGCATCCCGGAGAAGGATTCCCGCTGGGCAGGCCTTGCCGCATGGGCAAAAAACAATTCTTCTTATGGCACTACTCTTTGGTTAAAGATGCAAAGCCTCCACTATTCCAATGAGGCAGAGCCGCTCCCGCTGGACATTGCCGCGCGCCTCTTCAAGCCGGGCGGAAGGTTCTTAAGCTCCGTCACCCGCCTTGAAAATTACCGCGGCTGCGCATACCGCTATTTCCTGCAGTACGGCCTTGGCATCAAGGAAAGGGATACAGGAGACCTCCAGTCGCTCGACTTCGGCAACTACCTCCATGCATCGCTCCACCGTTTCGGAAGCGTCCTGGGGAAGGAGAACAAGCAGTGGAGAGATGCGACGGATGAGGACATCGAGAACCTTTCGAGCAAGATTGCCTCCTCCATCGCGCCCCGCGTCCGCTACGGCGCCCTTCATTCCGATGCGGCCTCCCGCTATACGGAAAATGCGCTCAATAAGACATTCAAGAATACACTTTCTTCCTTAAGGGAATGGAGTAAGTCGAGCTCCTTTGACACGAAAGCCCTGGAGCACAAGTTCTTCCTGCACCTTCGGGCAGAAAACGGGGAGACCTTCACGCTGAACGGCAAAATCGACCGCGTCGATATGCTTGGCGAGAACGTCGCTGTCTACGACTACAAGACGGGCCATACGACGGCAAGCCTTGTGGAAATCGTCAGCGGCCTCAAGCTCCAGCTTCTCACCTACCTTCTGGGCCTCATGGAAGAGGCAGATGGAAATCCGCTCCTTCCTGCCGCCCTCATGTATATTTACCTTTCAGGCGATGTCAAGATCGTCTCGTCCGTGCCGCGTAATGGTATTCCGGATCTTCCGGCCAAGGACGGTGCATCCGGCTTTATCACTTCATCGGGTGCAACCGTTTACGATCTCGACAGCCGCGCAGGCAGTAATGACTCGATCCTTCCTGTCCGCATGAAGAATGACGGAGATCCGTATAATACAGGAAATGTGCTCTCCAAGGAAGATTTCGATCATCTTCTGCGGATCGTGAAGAAGAGGATCATCATGCTCTATGAAGAGATGATTTCCGGCAGGATCGATATCCGTCCCGTCCGCTTCAAGGGAAGCTCGCCCTGCAAGTACTGCCCATACCACTCCATCTGCCGCTTCGACCCGAGCCGCAGGGAAGAAAATTACGATTACATCCATGCTGTCAGCGACAAAGATATGAAGCGTGAGCTTCCAGGGATAGCATTCGATATGACAAAACCAAGAAAGGAGGATGACAATGGCTAACCGCTGGACCCCGGCGCAGCAGGAAGCGCTGGATACAAGAAACAAGAATCTCCTGCTCTCAGCTGCTGCAGGAAGCGGCAAGACCGCAGTCCTCACCGAACGCATCACGCGCATCGCAGGCGACATGGAAAGCGGCATCGATATCAACGAGCTTCTCGTCCTCACTTTCACAAAGGCAGCCGCTGCTGAAATGAAGAGCCGCGTCTCGGCGTCTTTGACAAACAAGCTCCGCGAAGCGGATGCGGAGAACAATCTGCCCCTCATCCATCACTTAGAGCGCCAGCTCTCTCTCATGGGAAGCGCGCAGATTTCCACGCTCGACTCCTTCTTCCAGTCGCTTCTCCGCCAGTACTTCTACCTCCTCGATCTGGATCCCAAGACACAGATCATGGCAGATGAAAACGAAGGATACCTGCTGAAGGAAGCCGTCCTTGCCGAAGTGCTGGAAAGATGGTACGAAGAAGCGGACCCGGATTTCCTCAAAACGGCCGACCTCTTTGCCAGCCGCTACCAGGACCGCGACCTGAAGGATACGATCCTGCGCATCCACAACTTCTCCTGCTCGATGCCATTCCCGATCGACTGGCTCAAGCATCTGCCCGATCCTTACAACATCCCCGATGGTACGAAGCTGGACGACATTCCCTGGAGCTATGATTTCCTTGCCTCGATCATTTCTACTTCGGAGAAGATCAGCGAATACTACCGGCGCGCTTTTGAAATCATGGATCAGAATGATGCAGCGCGTGCCGTCTACAGTGACCAGCTTTCGAATGAATACAGCTTCATTTCCTCTCTCGCCGAAGTTTCTTCCTGGAAAGACCTCTATGATCTTCCCTCCTTTACCTTCGCCCGTCTCACAATCGCAACCGCCAAGGTGCTGAAGCCCTATAAAATGCTTGTCAAAGAGTTCAATGCCACTCCGGATGCCGAGACCATCAAGGCTCTCCGGAAGCAGGCTGCGGCTACGTATAATAAGTCGATAGCTCCCCTGATCGGGATTTCCGAAGACCAGTGGATCGGAGAGACGCGCAATATGGCTCCGATCGTGAAGGTGCTCTCTGACATTACCATCGACTTCACGCATTCTCTTTCGGAGAGGAAACGCCAGGAAGGCGTCATGGACTTCAATGATCTGGAGCACTATGTCTTAGACGTCCTCGTCGACAAGGATGATCCGGCATTCACGCCTGAGACGGCCGCTGATTTCCCGTCGGAAGCCGCTCTTGCCATACGCTCACGTTACAAGGAAGTCATGATCGATGAGTACCAGGACACGAACGGCGTGCAGGAACTCATCACCTCCCTTCTCTCCAGCGGAGACAACCGCTTCATGGTCGGCGACATCAAGCAGAGCATTTACCGCTTCCGTCAGGCGGACCCGACGATATTCCTCGGAAAGTACAATGACTTCAGCACGAATGAGGCTGCTACAGACCACAGGATCGACCTCAATAAGAATTTCCGAAGCGATGCGGCCATCCTTTCTTCCATCAATTTCATCTTCCGCCAGATCATGACGGAAAGAAATCTGGAGCTGAACTACGGGGCGGCGGAAGCGCTCTACCCGGGACGCCACGAGGAAGAGAGGCCTTCCGATTACTGCGGCGGCTCTGTCTCCATCGGCCTCATCGACAAGGATATCGAAGAGGCGCAGAATGATAATCCCAAGATCAAGGATATGGAAAACATACGCCTCGAAGGCAGGCTGATTGCGGCGAAAATCCGCAGCCTCATCGACAGCAAGGCCAAGGTCATGAACGGCGACGGCACCTTCCGCCCCATCACTTACAGTGATATCGTCATTCTTCTCCGCTCCGTGGCAGGAAAAGCCCCCATCCTTTTGAAGGTCATGGGAGAATACGGCATTCCTGCGATTTCCGACAGGGAAGACGATTACATCCAGAATCCGGAAGTCGAGACGCTCCTTGCGCTCCTCAAGATCATCGACAATCCGCTGCAGGACCTGGCGCTGACGGCTGTCCTGCGCTCTGTCTTCGTAGGCCTTGATGAAGAGGATCTTTCGCGCCTGCGACTTGCCCAGAAGGCTGCCGGTGCTGAGCATATCTGGCCTGTCCTTGGAAATGCGGATCATATCCTCAAACCGGGAGGAGCCGGCCTTGTTTCTTCCTTCCTTTCCCTCTACAAGGAATGGCGCCTGCAGGCTGTCAAGGACGGCGCAGCACCGCTCATCAGGAAGATCATCGCGGATACCGATTACCTCACTTACGTCTCCGGACTTTCCGGCGGCGAATTCAGGAAAGCACATGTCCTTGCCTTCTATCAGCTGGCTCTTTCGAGAGACAGCGGCGCCAGGAGCGGCCTCTACTCTTTCCTCACTGAGCTTTCGCGCCTGACGAAGGACGGACGTAATTTCCGCGCCAAGACGCCTTCTGTCTCTGCCGCCGATGCTGTCCGCATCATGACGATCCACAGGAGCAAGGGGCTTGAATTCCCTGTCGTCTTCCTGGTCGATGCGGCAAAAGAATTCAACCTCCGCGACACGAAGGCAACGGCCATCTGCCACAAGGACAGGGGAATCGGCATCCAGTACTATGACGAAGAGACCCATGCACGCTGGCCCAGCCTCTACTGGTATTCCGTCCGCTCCGCTTCCGAAAGGGAAAGCAAAGCCGAAGAAGCGCGCCTCCTCTACGTCGCCATGACGCGCGCAAGAGACAAGCTCTTCATTACAGCTACTTTGAAGGATACCATAAGATCCCTTGACCTCTGGATGGCCTCCCTGGCTGGCACGGAAACTGGCGAAGTCCGCCCGCTCCCGTCCTATATCACATCCGGTGCCGCTTCCTACCTTGACTGGATCATGCCGGCGGCGCTCCGTCATCGCTCATCCAAAGATGTATGGGACCGTCTCATGCGCATCCCCTCCTATGCTGACGATGCAGAAGGAGACCACTCTCTTTTCGATATTTCCATCACTCCGGAAACTTCGCTCCTCAGAGCGGATGAAACCGCGGATGCTGCAGAAACGGAAAAGCAGCTGATCGAGGTGGAAGAAACACCGGAGACGAATGCTGACCGCTTCCTTGCTTCCCTTCCTTCTGAGGTACCTGAAGATCTTTCCCGCCGCCTCACATGGAGCTACGACTTCCCGGGCGCTGCCAATACGCCGGGAAAACTGACAGCCACAGCCGCGGTCAAGCTTCGTGAAACGCTCGAAGCTTCGGAAAGCGATGAACCGCCGTATGCCTCTGAAGTCCTGGCACCGGACCTTCCTTCCCTTCCTGAAACGGAAGAGGGCGAAGAAAATGAGGAAACAGAAGGAATGAAGGAAACGCTTCCTGCCGATTATGCAGAGCCGCCTTCTTTCCTCTCCGGAGGAAAACCAGGCTTTACAGGGACTTCCTTTGGTACACTCATGCATAAGGCGATGGAAATGATAGATTTCAAGACCGTCCCGGCAACAAGGGAAGCTTTAAGAAATGAAATCATGCGCCTTACGGAATCGGGCATCTTCACGAAGGATGAAGAGGAAGTCCTCCTTTCAGAAAGAAAGTACACAAATCCTGTCGCTTCTCTCATCACCTTCGCAGAAAGCCCTCTGGGCACTCTCATGAAAGAAGCAGAGACAGTCGGGAAGGAAATGCCTTTCTCGATCCTCCTTCCTGCGGATTCCTTCTATCCCGACTGCGAAAAGG harbors:
- the addA gene encoding helicase-exonuclease AddAB subunit AddA, which encodes MANRWTPAQQEALDTRNKNLLLSAAAGSGKTAVLTERITRIAGDMESGIDINELLVLTFTKAAAAEMKSRVSASLTNKLREADAENNLPLIHHLERQLSLMGSAQISTLDSFFQSLLRQYFYLLDLDPKTQIMADENEGYLLKEAVLAEVLERWYEEADPDFLKTADLFASRYQDRDLKDTILRIHNFSCSMPFPIDWLKHLPDPYNIPDGTKLDDIPWSYDFLASIISTSEKISEYYRRAFEIMDQNDAARAVYSDQLSNEYSFISSLAEVSSWKDLYDLPSFTFARLTIATAKVLKPYKMLVKEFNATPDAETIKALRKQAAATYNKSIAPLIGISEDQWIGETRNMAPIVKVLSDITIDFTHSLSERKRQEGVMDFNDLEHYVLDVLVDKDDPAFTPETAADFPSEAALAIRSRYKEVMIDEYQDTNGVQELITSLLSSGDNRFMVGDIKQSIYRFRQADPTIFLGKYNDFSTNEAATDHRIDLNKNFRSDAAILSSINFIFRQIMTERNLELNYGAAEALYPGRHEEERPSDYCGGSVSIGLIDKDIEEAQNDNPKIKDMENIRLEGRLIAAKIRSLIDSKAKVMNGDGTFRPITYSDIVILLRSVAGKAPILLKVMGEYGIPAISDREDDYIQNPEVETLLALLKIIDNPLQDLALTAVLRSVFVGLDEEDLSRLRLAQKAAGAEHIWPVLGNADHILKPGGAGLVSSFLSLYKEWRLQAVKDGAAPLIRKIIADTDYLTYVSGLSGGEFRKAHVLAFYQLALSRDSGARSGLYSFLTELSRLTKDGRNFRAKTPSVSAADAVRIMTIHRSKGLEFPVVFLVDAAKEFNLRDTKATAICHKDRGIGIQYYDEETHARWPSLYWYSVRSASERESKAEEARLLYVAMTRARDKLFITATLKDTIRSLDLWMASLAGTETGEVRPLPSYITSGAASYLDWIMPAALRHRSSKDVWDRLMRIPSYADDAEGDHSLFDISITPETSLLRADETADAAETEKQLIEVEETPETNADRFLASLPSEVPEDLSRRLTWSYDFPGAANTPGKLTATAAVKLRETLEASESDEPPYASEVLAPDLPSLPETEEGEENEETEGMKETLPADYAEPPSFLSGGKPGFTGTSFGTLMHKAMEMIDFKTVPATREALRNEIMRLTESGIFTKDEEEVLLSERKYTNPVASLITFAESPLGTLMKEAETVGKEMPFSILLPADSFYPDCEKGEKIFLQGIMDCLLETKDGLTVIDYKTDRVMTEEELREHYKIQLQVYGEAAEKLLGKPVVRLSLWAFRLGKAIDIPLHRN